The sequence TAGGAGCTTTATTATTTTTTGAATATTAAGTTATGGGTTATTAGGTGTTTGTGTTTTCGATGAGCAAGTTCTCTTTTTCGCTAAAAATGTATACATTGTTGGAATCACAAATAAAGTAAACAAAGTGCCAATTAATAATCCCATTGCAATAATAAGTCCTAAGTCATGGCGACTAACAGCGCCTGCCCCTGAAGCAAAAATCAGTGGTATGACACCTGCAATCATGGCTGCAGAAGTCATTAGAATTGGTCGAAGGCGAATAGCAGCAGCTTGTTCAATTGCATCACGAATATTAAGCCCGTTGTTTTCTTGCAAGTCATTCGCAAATTGAACCATTAGAATACCATGCTTGGTAATTAATCCAATGAGGGTGACTAAACCAATCTCAGTATAAATGTTAAGTGAACTCATACCTAGAGCCATTGGAATGGCTGCACCGAAAATAGCCATTGGTACAGTAAACATAATAATAAAAGGGTCTCTAAGGCTTTCGAATTGAGCAGCTAAAACCAAGAAAATAATGATTAAGGCAAAAAAGAAAGTATAAATTAATGAATTTCCTTCTTGGATTAGAGTACGAGATTGCCCCGCAAAATTGTAGTTCATTCCTTTAGGCATGAGTTTGGCCGCTTCTGCTTTTAGGAAATTCAGTGCTTCTGTATCAGTATGGCCTGGCATAGGGAAACCAGAGAGGGTTGCTGAGTTGAGCTGTTGGAATTGATTAAGACTGCCTGGCTCAACAGAGGTTGATAATGTTACTAAATTAGACAATGGAATCAGTTGACCTGTAGCCGTTTTAATATAGTTTTGTTTGAGCTGGTCTGGAGTGAGTCGCTCATTATCTGGTAACTGTGGAATAACCTTATAACTACGGCCATCGAGGCTAAAGTAATTTACTTTGCCACCACTTAATAGTGTGCTTAATGTTTGACCGATTTGCTTCATTGTAATACCCATTTGCGTTGCTTTTGCTCGGTCAATATGAATATTAAGATCTGGTTTATTAAATTTTAAGTCGCTGCTGCTAAAAAGAAATAAACCACTTTTT is a genomic window of Piscirickettsia litoralis containing:
- a CDS encoding efflux RND transporter permease subunit, whose protein sequence is MQTIYKSILQQTLNHRPVILTFGLLILIGIVCMFKVTKTQLAPHEDQGFLITFASAPQYANINYVEKYSKEIGDIYKSFPSIADYFIINTTGVGPFPSQVTSGAVLKPWGDRNITAMKLQPLLQHKFNKITGLQAQVAQMPALPGPDGMPIQFVLTSTSSYKTLNSVMVKLEAAAKKSGLFLFSSSDLKFNKPDLNIHIDRAKATQMGITMKQIGQTLSTLLSGGKVNYFSLDGRSYKVIPQLPDNERLTPDQLKQNYIKTATGQLIPLSNLVTLSTSVEPGSLNQFQQLNSATLSGFPMPGHTDTEALNFLKAEAAKLMPKGMNYNFAGQSRTLIQEGNSLIYTFFFALIIIFLVLAAQFESLRDPFIIMFTVPMAIFGAAIPMALGMSSLNIYTEIGLVTLIGLITKHGILMVQFANDLQENNGLNIRDAIEQAAAIRLRPILMTSAAMIAGVIPLIFASGAGAVSRHDLGLIIAMGLLIGTLFTLFVIPTMYTFLAKKRTCSSKTQTPNNP